GGTAAGGAGTCTCCACACCCCCATACCCGTAGCAGCCCAGGTGATCCGCTCTCACACAATCCAGGGTGACAAGAATAAAATTAGTCAGCATTTTCTGCGCCCAGGGGCAAAGCCTGCACAACTGAATTCTATGTAAAAGGGCTCAGGGCTGCAAGAAGGCATGGGTTATTGACCTCGTTGGAACATGGGGATAAAAAGGTGGAGTCCTTGGGCACTGAAAATGGAGACTCCAGGTACAAGAGCCAGTAAGCAAACATGAGAATACTCTTTCTCACAGACATCCACGACGACTTCCACGGAGTCGAGAAGGTCCTTCTCAATGTCAAAGCAGACCTTTACCTCCTGGCCGGAGATTTGATCTACCGTATATTTGCAACTCAGCCAAGCGCATGGAGATTCCTTCAGGTACAGCAGACTCTTTCCATGATGAAACAAGGGGCTTGCCCAGAGCAAACCATGCTCTCCTGGGCCCAGGAACTGAAAAGGAGAAAGTCAAGAGATCCCCTTGTAAAGGCAGCCAGAGAGTATCTTAGACTCTCTGAGAAAGCCCGAGATCGAATGCTGGGCTCCTACCTAAGGCTCAGCCAAATCCTTAAGCAAAACAAAAACCGGCTCGTGCGGGTGCTTCCAGGCAATTACGACATGGACCTGACCCAAACCCCACTTTCCCCATGGAACCTGCACTTGAGATCAATGGATTTGGCTCATATCAGGATCGCCGGATATGGCGGGGCCCATGTTGTAACTCCTGGGGTTCCAGCACATCTACAGGTTTCATTCAAGGAAAAGATAGGCCCAGAGGGTCTCTGTTCCGAGCCTCTGGAGTTTTTCAGGAGCGTCAACCCTGATGTTCTAGTGGTTCACCAGCCTCCCTATGGCCTGCTGGACCGACTGGAGGGCCATGGTCCTGCAGGAAGCGTGGGGATCCGTCAGTATCTGGAAGAGGCCAGGCCCATGGCGGTTCTTTGCGGCCACATGCACCACAGATGGGGAGCTGTCCGGTTTGGCAAGACCTGGTGTTTGAACCCTTCCAACTTCGGAGCTGTGGTGGAGGTTTCCCAGGTGAGAAAAGGAGGCTATTTCCTGGATTTGGGTCTGGATTCCAAAGGCGTTTGCTGGGCCATGATAAGACGCCTTTGGGAAGACCGCATCCTGGATGTGGTGCACTACGAACCAAGGGGCGAAAAAATAAGGGAGGTAATCTTGGATGAGGCCTGCTTTAGAGCCTTGGGGGGGCAGGTGAGCAGACCCAGGCATACTGGGGCTTTCGGTAGGCTGCAGCACATCCGAAGATTCTTCTTGAGTCACGAGACCCCTCAGAGCAAGCTTCTCTTGAGGCAGTTGAGGGGGGTCTACAGATCTTTGGAAAAAAAGGGGGTGAGTGTAGGATTCGATGTCTTGGGCTCCTTGGGCCTGGGAATGGCCGTGGAGGGCTCTGACATGGATCTGGTGGTTTATCTTAGAGGTCTGGGCTGCGATCCTGATGATGAGGATATATGTAGGATACCAGAGCCGCTTTCCTCGGTAATGAAGGAACTTGCTAAAAGAGGTGTAAGGGCCGATATCTGCGACAGCATAGACCTGGACAGGGTGGAGGAAGCCATCAAGAGGAAGGACAAACAAGACACCCACCTTCAGAGGTTCATCTTCTACAGAGCCCTGTGTAGACCCGTGAACCTTCGACTCATAAAGGAGGTCGAAAACAAGCTCATGGGCAAGCCCGGCTTGCGTCGGTCCATAGAAAAGAAGCTTCAAGAACACCTCAGGATCCTGGTCTCCTCGGGAAGGCACTTGGAATCCTGGCAGAAGTATACAGGCAGACTGAGGGATAGGGGCCTGGAAATGCCTCCCAAGATTCAAGAAGCCATAAGAGCATACTTGGGGCTTTGACACTCCTGGTTTCTTTACTATCCCTGTGGCCGATGCAATACTTAATCAGATGAGCTCAGTGGCATGGGCCAGGAGGGCAGGCATATGAACCGGACGAAGAGCAAAAAGACTTTCTCGAGATTCTGGGTGGGAGCTTTGTTGGGAGCTACACTGGGGCTGGGGAGCCATGGCTGTGTGGTCATGGACCAGAGATCCCCTCAGCAGCTGGAAGCTACATTTGGAGCCAACAAGCCCAAGATAGAGGCTACTTTTGCTTCCCAGTGGCTTTCTCCCAGGGAGATCTGGAAAATATATCTCAATGGCTCAGATCCTGACCGGGATATAAGATGGATTCAGGTCTCCCTCTGGGTACCTGGAGGAATCATGCACACGGCCAGGCTGCACGTGGAAGCTCAGCAAGAAGGAAGGATCTCAGGTTATCTGACCTTACACACCATGGATCTACCGGATTCTTTGCTTAGATTCGGTAACAGTGATTTGAGGCTTTACTTGGCCCTGGAGGATAAAGCTGGCCACGTATCAGAGCGTGCGGTGCTTTCTGTGAGTCTTGTTTTGGGTTCCAGGCAGGAGATGCCTAAACCTGGCCTTTTCCAGGAGACATTCTTGGGAGAGGTGCCTGTGCGCTTCCTGCAACTCTCTCCCAGTGCTGGTCTGGGTACATGGCCCTGAAAAATAGGGGAGGCAATGCATTTAGAAGGAATGAAATCATATGGAGCACAGTAAAGGATTTCACAGAAGAGGTTTTCTGGCATCCATGGGGGCAATGGCCGGCGTAACGGCCTTGGCCTCTTGGTTACCCCTCAGGTGGGCTCGAGCAGACGGGATCTCCAGGTTGGCTGTGGCCAAAGGGGAGGCAGCCTCGGCCACCAGGCTCGTCCTCGAGGCCCTGGGGGGAATAGATGCCTTTGTAAAAAAAGGGGATGTGGTGATCCTCAAACCCAATGCTTCTTTCCCCAATCCACCCTCCTGGGGCTGTAACACCTCACCCGAGGTTGTGGCCACAGTGGCCAAGCTATGTCTGGAGGCAGGAGCCAAGAGAGTCACAGTGGTGGACAACACCCTGGGCAATCCGGATCTCTGTTTTTCCAGAAGCGGGCTTAAAGATGCCCTGTCTTCCCTTGCTCAGGTGAGGCTCCTGGCCCCCAAGCAAGAAAGCATGTACAAAGAAGTCCAGATTCTCAAGGGTGTTGCTCTCAGAAAAACCAAGATCTTTAAGGAGGTTATGGAGGCAGACAAGTTCATAAATCTGCCCACGGCCAAAAGCCATTCAGCCACAGGGGTCAGTTTAGGCATTAAAGGCCTCATGGGACTTGTTTGGGATCGCAATACCTTTCACAGGGACATGGACCTGGATCAGGCCATAGCCGATCTGGCCACGGTCCTGAAACCCACCTTGACCATTCTGGATGCCACAAGGGGGCTATTGACAGCAGGGCCCGGCGGCCCGGGCAAGGTCGAGCATTGGAATACCATAGTGG
The sequence above is drawn from the bacterium genome and encodes:
- a CDS encoding DUF362 domain-containing protein, which produces MEHSKGFHRRGFLASMGAMAGVTALASWLPLRWARADGISRLAVAKGEAASATRLVLEALGGIDAFVKKGDVVILKPNASFPNPPSWGCNTSPEVVATVAKLCLEAGAKRVTVVDNTLGNPDLCFSRSGLKDALSSLAQVRLLAPKQESMYKEVQILKGVALRKTKIFKEVMEADKFINLPTAKSHSATGVSLGIKGLMGLVWDRNTFHRDMDLDQAIADLATVLKPTLTILDATRGLLTAGPGGPGKVEHWNTIVAGTDPVAVDAYGVTLGQWYGQTVRPEQVKHLVAAKSHGLGTLELERVQILERGA